From the genome of Mesorhizobium japonicum MAFF 303099, one region includes:
- a CDS encoding MFS transporter, whose amino-acid sequence MPTALTRRGIVVLSAACLACLMFGLEISSVPTILPTLEQELHADFRQLQWVMNAYTIAVTTVLMAVGTIADRYGRKRVFLISIAAFGLTSLICGLADDVSTLIVARFLQGLSGGAVLICQLAVLSHEFREGRERAVAWGWWGVIFGVGLGFGPIIGGGIVAASSWEWVFLIHGPAAAVAFVLAWTGVHESKDPEAGKLDLAGIVTLSPSVFCLVFYITQGPDLGFASPVALTILGVSIASFIAFLIAERISKRPMFDFSVFRIRPFSGAIVGSAAMNLSYWPFMIYLPIWFHAGLGYDSISTGLALLAYTLPTLVMPPLAERLSLRYQPGIIIPAGLAVIGVGFILMKFGSAAARPDWLTMLPGCLIAGAGLGITNTPVTNTTTGSVSSDRAGMASGIDMSARMVSLAVNIAVMGFILAGGVLAHLSTALPDLDASQLRLFADGIAAGNPSPRLADSVVHNALRNGFGWVMLYGGIGVWIMAAISFVSFNARRVQTEVQCPD is encoded by the coding sequence ATGCCCACTGCCCTGACCCGTCGAGGCATCGTCGTTCTGTCTGCCGCCTGCCTGGCATGCCTGATGTTCGGGCTGGAGATTTCGAGCGTTCCCACCATCCTGCCGACATTGGAGCAAGAGCTGCACGCCGACTTCAGGCAATTGCAATGGGTGATGAACGCCTACACGATCGCGGTCACCACAGTGCTGATGGCAGTCGGCACCATCGCGGACCGCTACGGACGCAAGCGCGTCTTCCTGATCTCCATCGCCGCCTTCGGCCTGACATCGCTGATCTGCGGCTTGGCTGACGATGTATCGACCTTGATCGTCGCCAGGTTCCTGCAGGGTTTGAGCGGCGGCGCGGTGCTGATCTGCCAGCTCGCCGTACTGTCACACGAATTCAGGGAAGGGCGTGAGCGCGCCGTCGCCTGGGGCTGGTGGGGCGTCATCTTCGGTGTCGGCCTCGGCTTCGGACCCATCATCGGCGGTGGCATAGTCGCGGCATCGAGCTGGGAATGGGTGTTCCTCATCCACGGGCCGGCGGCGGCCGTGGCGTTCGTGCTGGCGTGGACCGGCGTCCATGAATCGAAGGACCCGGAGGCGGGCAAGCTCGACCTGGCGGGCATCGTGACGCTGTCGCCGTCGGTATTCTGCCTGGTCTTCTACATCACACAGGGACCGGATCTCGGCTTCGCCAGCCCGGTCGCGCTGACGATCCTCGGCGTGTCGATCGCGAGCTTCATCGCCTTCCTCATCGCCGAGCGGATCAGCAAGCGGCCAATGTTCGACTTCTCGGTCTTCCGGATCCGGCCCTTTTCCGGCGCCATCGTCGGCTCGGCGGCGATGAACCTCTCCTATTGGCCGTTCATGATCTACCTGCCGATCTGGTTCCATGCCGGACTGGGCTATGACAGCATCTCCACCGGTCTTGCCTTGCTTGCCTACACGCTGCCGACGCTCGTCATGCCGCCCCTCGCGGAGCGGCTTTCGCTGCGCTACCAGCCCGGCATCATCATTCCGGCCGGGCTCGCCGTCATCGGTGTCGGTTTCATCCTGATGAAGTTCGGCAGCGCCGCCGCGCGGCCGGACTGGCTGACGATGTTGCCCGGCTGCCTGATCGCCGGAGCCGGCCTTGGCATCACCAACACGCCCGTCACCAACACGACGACAGGCTCCGTTTCGAGTGACCGGGCAGGCATGGCGTCGGGCATCGACATGAGCGCCCGCATGGTTTCGCTGGCGGTGAACATAGCGGTGATGGGCTTCATCTTGGCAGGCGGCGTGCTGGCGCATCTGAGCACAGCGCTGCCCGACCTCGACGCCAGCCAGCTGCGTCTCTTCGCCGACGGGATCGCGGCCGGAAATCCCAGCCCCCGTCTTGCTGATTCCGTTGTCCACAATGCGCTGCGCAACGGCTTTGGCTGGGTGATGCTCTACGGCGGCATCGGCGTCTGGATCATGGCCGCCATCAGCTTTGTGAGCTTCAACGCCCGGAGGGTGCAGACAGAGGTTCAGTGTCCCGATTGA
- a CDS encoding response regulator transcription factor, producing the protein MPSGYSFVIADDHPLFRGALREALAGIGNVAAIHEAGDFESAKALVVANEDVDLVLLDLSMPGASGLSGLISLRGIHPAVPLIVVSAHDDPATIRRALDLGASGFISKSASMEEIRNAVQLVLAGDIAAPVGVDLGVERDPEISDLIKRLQALTPQQTRVLGMLAEGLLNKQIAYELGVSEATIKAHVSAILQKLGVDSRTQAVILLSKIGTDPLQANG; encoded by the coding sequence TTGCCGTCAGGCTATTCTTTCGTCATCGCCGACGATCACCCGCTGTTTCGCGGTGCGCTGCGCGAGGCGCTTGCCGGCATAGGCAATGTCGCCGCCATCCACGAGGCCGGCGATTTCGAAAGCGCCAAGGCGCTGGTCGTGGCCAATGAGGATGTCGATCTGGTACTGCTCGATTTGTCGATGCCGGGTGCCAGCGGCCTCTCCGGCCTGATCTCGCTGCGCGGCATCCATCCTGCGGTGCCGCTCATCGTGGTCTCGGCGCATGACGATCCGGCGACCATCCGGCGCGCCCTCGATCTCGGCGCATCCGGTTTCATCTCCAAATCGGCCAGCATGGAGGAGATCCGCAACGCCGTGCAATTGGTGCTGGCCGGCGACATCGCGGCGCCCGTCGGCGTCGATCTCGGCGTCGAGCGCGATCCTGAAATATCGGACCTGATCAAGCGGCTGCAGGCACTGACGCCGCAGCAGACGCGCGTACTCGGCATGCTGGCCGAAGGTCTGCTCAACAAGCAGATCGCCTATGAGCTCGGCGTCTCCGAGGCGACCATCAAGGCGCATGTCTCGGCCATCCTGCAGAAGCTCGGCGTCGACAGCCGCACCCAGGCGGTGATCCTTCTGTCCAAGATCGGCACCGACCCGTTGCAGGCCAACGGCTGA
- a CDS encoding PAS domain-containing hybrid sensor histidine kinase/response regulator: protein MQGLFIVIIAIAYVTLLFAIASLGDRRSAVSGPGRARPFIYALSLAIYCTSWTFFGSVGLSSERGLEFLGIYTGPVLVFVFGFPLLNRIVRLAKTEKITSIADFLGARYGKSFTVAAIATLIATIGAVPYIALQLKAISGSVSLMVEHYTGSPPSFDPFVSDISLVVAMLLALFAVLFGTRHADATEHQDGLVLAVAVETVVKLAAFLAIGLMVTFLIFGGPGDMFAKLAENAQVRQAMGYNTSLATWLVLTCLSGFAIIMLPRQFYVTIVENRGEAELRTATWVFPLYLVAINLFVLPIAFAGLSLVGTGTSSDLYVLSLPLFSGHDLLAMAAFIGGLSAATAMVIVESVALSIMISNDLVIPLFVRRLLKTSTSENEDWSTLILNVRRGAIFILLFIAFLYYRESTNSARLSSIGLMSFAAIAQFAPALIGGLIWRGANGRGAALGMVAGILVWSYTLLLPSLVAPDTDIVVHGLFGFEALRPQALFGTVAEPLNHGVLWSLSINTLFFVLGSLSRASVPLERIQASIFVPRDAGPMPSLRRFRTAITVNDLKDTIARYLGVERTERSFQSFEKTNGASLHGKEQASMDVIRFSEQLLASAVGSSSARLILSLLFRRHDRESRDAFRLLDDATEALQHNRDLLQIALDQMEQGITVFDRDFRLICWNRQYRALFDLPDEMGQVGVSLDQILRHLAERGDIPADQRVTMLNRLTSFVSPWQMELKTSGRILELRSNPMPDGGIVATYADISGRVEQDLALKRANESLEQRVKTRTIELTSVNEELTRVNEELAQAQMLAEEANLGKTRFLAAAGHDILQPLNAARLYCSSLIEKAGKGPAGKAAVNIESSLESVETILGAVLDISRLDAGAMKPDDTAFNLDGLLRQIGNDFRPMAAEKKLGLTIMPSSLTVVTDRNLLRRLIQNLVSNAIKYTRRGRILVGVRRRGELAEIQVIDTGIGIAGEKLNTVFHEFTRLDEGAREAEGLGLGLSIVDRIARVLRLEIRIFSNPGKGTRFSVILPVAAVQEPRREVETKAPARAVASLAGLHVLCIDNDARILEGMRLLLEGWGCKVDTVSGSRDLENAALHRPDIVLADYHLDGETGLDIIARLRATHGDDLAAVLVTADRSNEVRAAAAGLDIAVINKPLKPAVLRSMMARVRPLASAAE, encoded by the coding sequence GTGCAAGGCTTGTTCATCGTCATCATCGCGATCGCCTATGTGACGCTGCTGTTCGCCATCGCCAGCCTGGGCGACCGCCGCTCGGCCGTCTCCGGGCCCGGTCGTGCGCGGCCGTTCATCTATGCGCTGAGCCTGGCCATCTACTGCACCTCGTGGACCTTCTTCGGCTCGGTCGGGCTCTCCTCCGAGCGCGGCCTCGAATTCCTCGGCATCTATACCGGCCCGGTGCTGGTGTTCGTGTTCGGCTTTCCGCTGCTCAACCGCATCGTGCGGCTGGCCAAGACCGAGAAGATCACCTCGATCGCCGACTTCCTCGGCGCGCGCTACGGCAAAAGCTTCACCGTCGCGGCGATCGCCACGCTGATCGCCACGATCGGGGCGGTGCCCTATATCGCGCTGCAGCTGAAGGCGATATCCGGCTCGGTCAGCCTGATGGTCGAGCACTATACGGGATCGCCGCCGTCCTTCGATCCGTTCGTCAGCGACATCTCGCTGGTCGTCGCTATGCTGCTGGCCTTGTTTGCGGTGCTGTTCGGCACCCGCCATGCCGACGCCACCGAACATCAGGACGGGCTGGTTCTGGCAGTGGCGGTCGAAACCGTGGTCAAGCTCGCCGCCTTCTTGGCGATCGGCCTGATGGTCACCTTCCTGATCTTCGGCGGTCCGGGCGACATGTTCGCAAAGCTGGCCGAGAACGCACAGGTGCGCCAAGCGATGGGCTACAACACCTCGCTTGCCACCTGGCTGGTGCTGACTTGCCTGAGCGGCTTTGCCATCATCATGCTGCCGCGGCAGTTCTACGTCACCATCGTCGAGAACCGCGGCGAGGCCGAACTGCGCACCGCGACCTGGGTGTTTCCGCTCTATCTCGTGGCCATCAACCTGTTCGTGCTGCCGATCGCCTTTGCCGGCCTGTCGCTGGTCGGCACCGGCACCAGCAGCGATCTCTACGTGCTGTCGCTGCCTCTGTTCAGCGGCCACGATTTGCTCGCCATGGCGGCCTTCATCGGCGGGCTGTCGGCGGCTACCGCCATGGTGATCGTGGAAAGTGTGGCGCTCTCGATCATGATCTCCAACGACCTCGTCATTCCGCTGTTCGTGCGCCGCCTGCTCAAGACCTCGACCTCAGAGAACGAGGACTGGTCGACGCTCATTCTCAATGTGCGGCGCGGGGCGATCTTCATCCTGTTGTTCATCGCCTTCCTCTACTATCGCGAAAGCACCAACAGCGCGCGGTTGTCGTCGATCGGCCTGATGTCCTTCGCCGCCATCGCGCAGTTCGCGCCGGCGCTGATCGGCGGGCTGATCTGGCGCGGCGCCAATGGCCGGGGTGCCGCACTCGGCATGGTCGCCGGCATCCTCGTCTGGAGCTACACGCTGCTCCTGCCCTCGCTTGTCGCGCCCGACACCGACATCGTCGTGCACGGGCTCTTCGGCTTCGAGGCGCTGCGCCCGCAAGCCCTATTCGGCACGGTGGCCGAACCGCTGAACCACGGCGTGTTGTGGAGCCTGTCGATCAACACGCTGTTTTTCGTGCTTGGCTCGCTGTCGCGCGCGTCGGTGCCGCTGGAGCGCATCCAGGCGTCGATCTTCGTGCCACGCGACGCCGGTCCGATGCCGAGCCTGCGCCGCTTCCGCACCGCCATCACCGTCAACGACCTCAAGGACACGATCGCGCGCTACCTCGGCGTCGAGCGCACCGAGCGCTCCTTCCAATCGTTCGAGAAGACCAACGGCGCCTCGCTGCACGGCAAGGAGCAGGCGAGCATGGACGTCATCCGCTTCTCCGAGCAGCTTTTGGCCAGCGCCGTCGGCTCCTCCTCGGCGCGGCTGATCCTGTCGCTGCTGTTCCGGCGCCATGACCGCGAATCCCGCGATGCCTTCCGCCTGCTCGACGACGCCACCGAGGCGCTGCAGCACAACCGCGACCTGCTGCAGATCGCGCTCGATCAGATGGAGCAAGGCATCACCGTCTTCGACCGCGATTTCCGGCTGATCTGCTGGAACCGCCAGTACCGGGCGCTGTTCGACCTGCCCGACGAGATGGGCCAGGTCGGCGTCTCGCTCGATCAGATCCTGCGCCATCTCGCCGAGCGCGGCGACATCCCCGCCGACCAGCGGGTGACGATGCTCAACCGGCTGACCAGCTTCGTCAGTCCCTGGCAGATGGAACTGAAGACCAGCGGCCGCATCCTGGAGCTGCGCTCCAATCCGATGCCGGATGGCGGCATCGTCGCCACCTATGCCGACATTTCCGGACGCGTCGAGCAGGATCTGGCGCTAAAGCGCGCCAATGAATCGCTAGAGCAGCGCGTCAAAACCCGCACCATCGAGTTGACTAGCGTCAACGAGGAGTTGACCCGGGTCAACGAGGAGTTGGCGCAGGCGCAGATGCTGGCCGAGGAGGCCAATCTCGGCAAGACGCGCTTCCTCGCCGCAGCCGGCCACGACATCCTGCAACCGCTGAACGCTGCCCGGCTCTATTGCTCGTCGCTGATCGAGAAGGCCGGCAAGGGGCCGGCCGGCAAGGCGGCGGTCAACATCGAATCCTCGCTGGAATCGGTCGAGACGATCCTCGGCGCCGTGCTCGACATCTCGCGCCTCGATGCCGGGGCGATGAAGCCGGACGATACCGCCTTCAACCTCGACGGATTGCTGCGCCAGATCGGCAATGATTTTCGCCCGATGGCCGCCGAGAAAAAGCTCGGCCTGACGATCATGCCGTCCTCGCTGACGGTCGTGACCGACCGCAATCTGCTGCGCCGGCTGATCCAGAACCTCGTTTCCAACGCCATCAAGTACACGCGCAGGGGCCGCATCCTGGTCGGTGTGCGGCGGCGCGGCGAACTGGCGGAGATCCAGGTCATCGATACCGGCATCGGCATTGCCGGCGAGAAGCTGAACACGGTCTTCCATGAATTCACCCGGCTGGATGAAGGCGCGCGCGAAGCCGAAGGGCTCGGCCTCGGGCTCTCCATCGTCGACCGCATCGCCCGGGTGCTGCGCCTGGAAATCCGCATCTTCTCTAATCCGGGCAAGGGCACGCGCTTTTCCGTCATCCTGCCCGTCGCGGCGGTGCAGGAGCCGCGACGCGAGGTCGAAACCAAGGCTCCCGCGCGTGCCGTGGCTTCGCTCGCCGGGCTGCATGTGCTCTGTATCGACAATGATGCCCGCATCCTCGAGGGCATGCGGCTGTTGCTCGAAGGCTGGGGATGCAAGGTCGACACTGTATCCGGCTCACGGGATCTGGAGAACGCCGCGTTACATCGCCCGGACATCGTGCTTGCCGACTACCATCTCGACGGCGAAACCGGTCTCGACATCATCGCGCGACTGCGTGCGACCCATGGCGACGACCTGGCCGCCGTGCTGGTCACCGCCGACCGGTCCAACGAGGTGCGGGCGGCAGCAGCTGGGCTCGATATTGCGGTGATCAACAAGCCGCTGAAACCGGCGGTGCTGCGCTCGATGATGGCCAGGGTCAGGCCGCTCGCATCTGCCGCCGAGTGA
- a CDS encoding LysR family transcriptional regulator — MTLDVDAVKAFVAVAELRSFTRAAEALGSTQGAISVKLKRLEDRMGQRLIERTPRLVRLSARGAVFLDPARELLAAHDRAVASLAAVRRHFRLGIATHVGGAEVPTLLARLNAHDPALTIEVRLDDTRELIAAFDRGDLDAAIVRREDDRRDGEVLAPEHFGWYATPDFVYRAGEPLRLAASAPSCSIRDVITGTLDAVGIPWTQVFLGCGSFAVAEAVSAGLAVGAFSSRLVPPGTMEVSRKFGLPPLPASEIMLLSTLSDAQSRDALRTLTMAFREHRPLAGANGAKPRFRNSQMVDSPV; from the coding sequence ATGACGCTGGACGTAGATGCGGTGAAAGCTTTCGTCGCCGTCGCCGAGTTGCGCAGTTTTACGCGCGCGGCTGAGGCGCTTGGCAGCACGCAAGGGGCAATCAGCGTCAAGCTGAAGCGGCTGGAGGATCGGATGGGGCAGAGGCTGATCGAGCGGACGCCGCGACTGGTGCGCCTTTCAGCGCGTGGTGCGGTGTTCCTCGACCCGGCGCGCGAGCTGCTCGCTGCGCACGACCGTGCCGTCGCCAGTCTCGCCGCTGTTCGCCGCCACTTTCGGCTGGGCATTGCCACCCATGTCGGCGGCGCCGAAGTGCCGACCTTGCTGGCGCGCCTCAATGCGCATGATCCGGCCTTGACCATCGAGGTGCGGCTCGACGATACGCGCGAGTTGATCGCTGCGTTCGATCGCGGCGACCTCGATGCCGCGATCGTCCGGCGCGAGGACGACCGCCGCGACGGCGAGGTACTGGCGCCCGAACATTTCGGCTGGTACGCCACGCCGGATTTCGTCTACCGCGCCGGCGAGCCACTGCGGCTGGCGGCATCCGCGCCTTCCTGCAGCATCCGCGACGTCATCACCGGCACGCTCGATGCGGTTGGAATACCGTGGACGCAGGTTTTCCTGGGCTGCGGCTCCTTTGCCGTTGCCGAGGCCGTTTCCGCCGGCCTGGCCGTCGGGGCCTTCTCGTCTCGCCTGGTTCCGCCCGGCACCATGGAGGTCAGCCGTAAATTCGGCCTGCCGCCGCTGCCGGCGTCGGAGATCATGCTCTTGTCGACGCTCTCGGACGCTCAATCGCGCGATGCATTGCGCACCCTTACCATGGCGTTTCGCGAGCATCGTCCGTTGGCGGGGGCCAACGGCGCGAAACCCCGGTTCCGCAATTCGCAGATGGTGGACAGCCCCGTCTGA
- a CDS encoding O-methyltransferase: MTTLTDAPLAPLLARLYEEANAATSPAVAALSHEERARLLNSKTEYVDFYGRLKDLWLAISPETGTLLYMLARSSGARIIIEFGTSFGISTLYLAAALRDNGGGRLITTEFEPSKVTRAKANLTEGGLIDLVGIREGDALETLSADLPETIDLLLLDGAKAIYPEILSLVESRLRPGALVIADNADFSPEYLERVRSPASGYMSTPFGEDVELSVRLG; this comes from the coding sequence ATGACGACGCTGACCGATGCCCCGCTGGCCCCCCTGCTCGCCCGCCTGTACGAAGAAGCCAATGCCGCGACCAGTCCGGCGGTGGCCGCACTCTCGCACGAGGAGCGGGCGCGCCTGCTCAACAGCAAGACCGAATATGTCGATTTCTATGGACGGCTGAAGGACCTCTGGCTGGCGATCTCGCCGGAGACCGGCACACTGCTCTACATGCTGGCGCGCAGCAGCGGCGCGCGCATCATCATCGAATTCGGCACCTCGTTCGGCATCTCGACGCTCTATCTTGCCGCCGCACTCAGGGACAATGGCGGCGGCCGCCTGATCACCACCGAATTCGAGCCTTCAAAGGTGACGCGGGCCAAGGCCAATCTGACCGAGGGCGGCCTCATCGACCTGGTGGGGATCCGCGAGGGAGACGCACTTGAAACGCTGAGCGCCGACCTGCCCGAAACGATCGACCTCTTGCTGCTCGACGGCGCCAAGGCGATCTATCCGGAGATCCTCAGCCTGGTCGAGAGCCGGCTCAGGCCAGGCGCGCTGGTCATCGCCGACAATGCCGATTTCTCGCCCGAATATCTGGAACGGGTGCGCTCGCCGGCGTCGGGCTACATGTCGACGCCCTTTGGCGAGGACGTCGAACTGTCCGTGCGGCTCGGCTGA
- a CDS encoding quinone-dependent dihydroorotate dehydrogenase, translated as MSVLDRLGQKLLFAFDPETAHGLSIAALRCGLPAGTRAVRDIRLKVSLCGLDFPNPLGMAAGYDKDAEVPDALLGLGFGFAEVGTVTPLPQAGNPKPRIFRLTADEAVINRLGFNNEGHAAAEKRLAARKGRPGIVGVNIGANKDSADRIGDYERGVGRFARHASYLTVNISSPNTPGLRNMQAREQLGELLSRVMAARASAATQPPIFLKIAPDLVEAELEDIAAEVVEKRIDGIIVSNTTISRPPLRSGDVGRETGGLSGKPLFERSTIVLAKMRKLLGPGIAIIGVGGVDSAETALEKIRAGADLVQLYTGMIYAGPALPGRIVAGMARFCETERLKSIGELRDSHLDRWASKPLS; from the coding sequence ATGAGCGTGCTCGACCGACTCGGCCAGAAGCTGCTGTTTGCCTTCGATCCGGAAACCGCGCACGGCCTGTCGATCGCGGCGCTGCGCTGCGGCCTGCCGGCCGGCACGCGGGCGGTGCGCGACATCAGGCTGAAGGTCAGCCTCTGCGGTCTCGATTTCCCCAACCCGCTCGGCATGGCGGCCGGCTATGACAAGGACGCCGAGGTGCCCGACGCACTGCTCGGCCTCGGCTTCGGCTTTGCCGAGGTCGGCACGGTCACGCCGCTGCCGCAGGCCGGCAACCCGAAGCCGCGCATCTTCCGGCTAACGGCGGATGAAGCGGTGATCAACCGGCTGGGTTTCAACAATGAAGGCCATGCGGCGGCTGAAAAACGCCTTGCCGCGCGCAAGGGGCGCCCCGGCATTGTCGGCGTCAACATCGGTGCCAACAAGGACAGCGCCGATCGCATCGGCGACTATGAGCGCGGTGTCGGCCGCTTCGCGCGCCACGCCAGCTATTTGACCGTCAACATCTCCTCGCCCAACACGCCTGGCCTGCGCAACATGCAGGCGCGCGAGCAGCTCGGCGAACTTTTGTCGCGTGTCATGGCTGCGCGTGCGTCAGCCGCAACCCAGCCGCCCATCTTCCTCAAGATCGCGCCGGATCTGGTCGAGGCCGAGCTGGAGGACATCGCCGCCGAGGTCGTTGAAAAGCGGATCGACGGCATCATCGTCTCCAACACCACCATTTCGCGGCCACCGCTGCGCAGCGGCGACGTCGGACGTGAGACCGGCGGGCTTTCGGGAAAACCGCTGTTCGAACGCTCGACCATCGTGTTGGCGAAGATGCGCAAGCTGCTTGGCCCGGGCATAGCCATTATCGGGGTCGGCGGCGTCGACTCCGCGGAGACCGCGCTGGAGAAAATCCGCGCCGGGGCCGATCTGGTGCAGCTCTACACCGGCATGATCTATGCCGGGCCTGCGCTGCCGGGCCGTATCGTCGCCGGCATGGCACGCTTTTGCGAGACGGAGCGACTGAAGTCCATTGGCGAATTGCGCGACAGCCACCTCGATCGGTGGGCGTCCAAGCCACTCAGCTGA
- a CDS encoding TetR family transcriptional regulator yields the protein MTGRSSPLISSRKQPKQARATDLVAAILQAAVQVLETEGAQRFTTTRVAEKAGVSVGSLYQYFPNKAALLFRLQSDEWQQTTDLLCRILQEVEKPPLERLRILVHAFVRSECEEAAVRGALDDAAPLYRDAPEAQEARASAERTVEIFMRETLPQAEDATRALAGELVMTMLSAAGRDFSASPRIPAEIETYSDAIADMFCAYLRSLGHRA from the coding sequence ATGACCGGACGCTCAAGCCCTTTGATTTCCTCACGAAAACAGCCCAAACAGGCTCGTGCCACGGACCTTGTCGCGGCGATTTTGCAAGCGGCTGTTCAGGTTTTGGAGACGGAGGGCGCACAGCGTTTCACCACCACGCGCGTGGCGGAAAAGGCCGGGGTCAGCGTCGGCTCGCTCTACCAGTATTTCCCCAACAAGGCGGCACTGCTGTTCCGGTTGCAGAGCGACGAATGGCAGCAGACGACCGACCTGCTGTGCCGTATTCTCCAGGAGGTCGAGAAGCCACCCCTCGAACGGCTGCGCATCCTGGTGCATGCCTTTGTCCGCTCCGAATGTGAAGAAGCGGCAGTGCGTGGCGCGCTCGACGACGCTGCGCCGCTTTATCGGGACGCGCCCGAGGCGCAAGAGGCGAGGGCTTCGGCGGAGCGAACGGTCGAGATATTCATGCGCGAGACACTGCCCCAGGCCGAGGATGCCACCCGAGCCTTGGCCGGCGAACTCGTCATGACGATGCTTAGTGCGGCGGGACGGGATTTTTCGGCAAGTCCGCGAATACCGGCGGAGATCGAGACCTATTCCGACGCGATAGCAGACATGTTCTGTGCCTACCTCAGGAGCCTGGGGCACAGGGCCTGA
- a CDS encoding DUF952 domain-containing protein yields the protein MSQFIYKITPQALWREAEASGRFTDAPIDVADGFIHFSTAAQVRETAAKHFSGQTDLLLVAIDDASLGDGLKYEISRGDALFPHLYGVLDLKAVKWVRPLPLGADGAHQFPPLEGQ from the coding sequence ATGTCTCAGTTTATCTACAAGATAACCCCGCAGGCGCTTTGGCGCGAGGCCGAAGCCAGCGGCCGCTTCACCGACGCGCCGATCGACGTCGCCGACGGCTTCATCCATTTCTCCACGGCAGCGCAGGTCCGAGAAACCGCGGCAAAGCATTTTTCCGGCCAGACGGATCTTCTGCTGGTCGCCATCGACGACGCCAGCCTGGGTGATGGCCTGAAATACGAGATCTCGCGCGGCGACGCGCTGTTTCCGCATCTTTACGGGGTGCTGGACTTGAAAGCCGTGAAGTGGGTGCGGCCGCTGCCGCTCGGTGCCGATGGCGCACATCAGTTCCCGCCGCTGGAGGGGCAATGA
- a CDS encoding MDR family MFS transporter, with amino-acid sequence MINTLLSSWRAAPRPALLGLLLFFCAGFADGALMPFFPLWASSEAGIPVGAIGLLFGCYAGGELLAAPLIGGIADRIGRRPVLIVSSIGVGAGFLGLFFVHGVAITAIVLLATGMCESVLHPTILTAIADVTPPSAHPRWFSLARVSSSAGQILGPACGALLALVSLRSAFLAGGTMLVLGGIVMLFALNETIGIGRAAGDDLPDGEDDEEEGLSALLPAFRDGRLAKLLLWVVLFEVAGNWIEAVIPLYAQDAGTLTPSGVGALFAYAAALTVGLQMLVSRMVESRSALWLTVGAGLATIFAFALLAASPAMVALIGAVSLCSIAQMLVGPLVPTAVNALAPPARRASYMAASSVAVDLKDSLGPSIGTALYALAPRLPWIAGIPLVAIASLGLGVAIGRARRPLRPTENDATPQLRSAVENYR; translated from the coding sequence ATGATCAACACGCTTCTTTCCTCCTGGCGCGCAGCCCCGCGCCCAGCCCTGTTGGGGCTTCTGCTCTTCTTCTGCGCCGGTTTCGCCGATGGCGCGCTGATGCCTTTCTTTCCGCTCTGGGCGAGCAGCGAGGCGGGCATTCCCGTCGGCGCGATCGGCCTGCTGTTCGGCTGCTATGCCGGCGGTGAACTGCTGGCGGCGCCGCTGATCGGCGGCATCGCCGACCGGATCGGCCGGCGGCCGGTGCTGATTGTCTCGTCGATCGGCGTCGGCGCCGGCTTCCTGGGCCTGTTCTTCGTGCATGGCGTCGCCATTACCGCGATCGTTCTGCTTGCGACCGGCATGTGCGAATCGGTGCTTCATCCGACGATTTTGACCGCGATCGCCGACGTGACCCCGCCATCCGCCCATCCGCGCTGGTTCAGCCTGGCGCGCGTGAGTTCAAGCGCCGGGCAGATTCTCGGACCGGCCTGCGGCGCCCTGCTTGCGCTCGTGTCGCTGCGCAGCGCGTTTCTTGCCGGCGGTACGATGCTCGTGCTGGGCGGCATCGTGATGCTCTTCGCCCTGAACGAGACGATCGGCATTGGCCGCGCCGCCGGCGACGATCTTCCCGACGGTGAGGACGACGAAGAGGAAGGCCTGTCCGCGCTGCTGCCGGCGTTCCGCGACGGCCGGCTGGCGAAGCTGCTGCTCTGGGTCGTGCTGTTCGAGGTCGCCGGCAACTGGATCGAGGCGGTGATCCCACTTTACGCGCAGGATGCCGGGACGCTGACGCCATCCGGCGTCGGCGCGTTGTTCGCCTACGCCGCCGCCTTGACGGTCGGCTTGCAGATGCTGGTCAGCCGCATGGTCGAGTCACGATCGGCGCTGTGGCTGACAGTCGGTGCCGGCCTAGCGACGATCTTCGCCTTTGCGCTGCTTGCCGCCTCGCCGGCGATGGTGGCGCTGATCGGAGCGGTCAGCCTGTGCTCGATCGCGCAGATGCTGGTCGGACCGCTGGTGCCGACCGCCGTCAATGCGCTGGCGCCGCCCGCACGGCGCGCTTCCTACATGGCGGCCTCGTCGGTGGCGGTCGACCTCAAGGACTCACTGGGGCCATCGATCGGCACAGCGCTCTACGCTCTAGCACCGCGCCTGCCCTGGATCGCCGGCATTCCACTGGTGGCGATCGCATCGCTCGGCCTTGGCGTCGCTATCGGCCGGGCGCGGCGCCCTTTGCGGCCGACCGAGAATGATGCCACGCCGCAACTGCGCTCAGCCGTCGAAAACTATCGCTGA